CCGGCCGTGAGCAGGAAGTCGATCACGCCCTGTTCGTTCGCGCCGTGCACGAAGCGGTCGTAGTAGTGCAGCACCGACGGGATGATGCCCGCAGCACCGTTGGTCGGCGCCGTGACAACACGGCCGCCCGCCGCGTTCTCTTCGTTGACGGCAATCGCGTAGAGATTCACCCAGTCCATCACCGACAGCGGGTCGGACAGCGTGCGCTCCGCACGTTGCGTCAACTGACGATACAGCTCCGGTGCGCGGCGTCGCACATGCAGCGGCCCCGGCAACTCGCCGTCGGCCTCGTCGTTACCGATGCCGCATCCGCGCGTCACGCACGACTGCATCACGCTCCAGATGTTGAGCAAGCCGCGACGAATGTCCTCTTCTGCATTCTCGCCGTGATGCCAGACCTTCTCGTTCTCCCACATCAGCTGGGCGATGGACTTGCCGCTCGCGCGACACATCTCCAGCAATTCCTTGCCTGTACGGAACGGATACGGCAACTGGTTGTGCGCAGAGAGCACCTGCGCATTCGACGCACCGGCCGTCACCACGAAACCGCCACCGACCGACAGATAACGCCCTTCGCGCAGCTTGTTGCCCGAGCCGTCGAACGCGTGGAATTTCATGCCGTTCGGATGTTCCGCCATCGCCTCGCGACGGTAGAACACCATGTGCTCCTTCTCGACGAACGGCACTTCATGCCTGCCGAGAATCGATAGCACCTTTTCCTTGCGCATCACGGCAAGACGCGCGGCAATCGTCGACGGATCGACCGTATCGGGCGCTTCGCCCATGAAGCCCAGCAACACGCCCTTGTCAGTGCCGTGACCCTTGCCCGTCGCACCGAGCGAGCCGTACAGCTCGGCACGCACCGATGCCACTTGCGGCAGCAGGCCGTCGCGCTCCAATCCCTGCACGAACATCAGCGCCGCGCGCATTGGCCCGACGGTATGCGAACTCGACGGTCCGATACCGATCTTGAACAAATCGAAAACTGAAACGGCCATGGGGCTTTCCTGAAGTTCTGAAACGTGTATGTGACTCGACGGATACCGCCAGTCTGGCGCATCCGCGTTACATCTATAGAGACAAAAAGGGGCCAGCAATGTTTCTGCCGGCCCCCGTTTGTCGAATTATCGCGACGTTTTACTCGTAGTCGCTCATCGGCACACAGGCGCAGAACAGGTTCCGGTCGCCGTAGACGTTATCGGCACGTCCGACCGGCGGCCAGTACTTGCGCTCGCGCAGGGCCTTTACCGGGTAGGCCGCCTGACTACGCGCGTAGGCGTGCGTCCATTCGTCGGCGGTCACAACGTCGGCCGTATGCGGTGCATGCTTGAGCGGGTTGTCTTCGCGATCGGCACGGCCTTCCTCCACCGCGCGAATTTCCTCGCGAATCGTCACCATCGCTTCGATGAAGCGGTCCAGTTCGTGCTTCGATTCCGACTCCGTCGGCTCGACCATCAGCGTGCCCGGCACCGGGAAGCTCATCGTCGGAGCGTGGAAGCCGAAGTCCATCAGGCGCTTGGCCACGTCGTCGACGCTAATGCCGCTGGTGTCCTTGAGCGGACGCAGATCCAAAATACACTCATGCGCCACCAGACCGCCCGGGCCCGTGTACAGCACCGGATAGTGCGGCGCGAGCTTCTTGGCGAGGTAGTTGGCGTTGAGGATGGCCGTCTCGGTCGCGGCCGTCAGGCCTTGCGCGCCCATCATGGCAACGTACATCCACGAGATCGGCAGAATCGATGCCGAGCCGTAGGGAGCCGCCGACACCGCGCCGATGCCGTCGGCATCGCGCGAGTAGCCCGTCGAGCGCTGATTCGGCAGGAACTGCGCCAGATGCGCGCCCACCGCCACCGGACCGACGCCCGGGCCGCCACCGCCGTGCGGAATGCAGAACGTCTTGTGCAGGTTCAGGTGCGACACGTCGCCGCCGAACTCGCCCGGCGCACACAGGCCGACCATGGCGTTCATGTTCGCGCCGTCGACATACACCTGGCCGCCGTTGGCGTGCACGATTTCGCAAATCTGACGCGCGCCCGCTTCGAACACACCGTGCGTGGACGGGTACGTCATCATGATCGCAGCCAGACGGTCGCGATGCTGCTCGGCCTTCGCCTGCAGATCGGCCAGATCGACGTTGCCGTTCGCATCGCATGCGACGACTACGACCTGCATACCGGCCATCTGCGCCGACGCGGGGTTCGTGCCGTGGGCCGATGCCGGAATCAGGCAGATGTCGCGATGCGCTTCACCGCGCGACGCGTGATAGGCCTGAATGATCAGCAGGCCGGCGTATTCGCCTTGCGAACCGGCGTTCGGTTGCAGCGAGACGGCGGCGTAGCCGGTTGCGGCGACGAGCATCTGCTCCAGCTGGTCGATCATCGTGCGGTAGCCGACGGTCTGCTCGGTCGGTGCGAACGGGTGAATCTGACCGAACTCCGGCCACGTCACCGGCAACATTTCCGACGTCGCGTTGAGCTTCATCGTGCACGAGCCCAGCGGGATCATGGTGCGATCGAGCGCGAGATCCTTGTCCGACAGACTGCGCAGGTAACGCAGCATTTCGTGCTCGGAGTGATAGCGGTTGAACACCGGGTGCGTGAGGTACGCGCTCTGACGCGAGAGCGACGCCGGGAATCCGTTGGCGACGGTAGCCTCGATGGCGTCGAAATCCAGCGACACCGCGCTCTTGCCCAGACCTTCCGCGACGACTTCCCACAGCGCGATCACATCGGCGCGCGTGCTGGTCTCGTCGAGCGAGATGCCCACGGTGTCGGCGTCTTCGCGACGCAGGTTGAAGCGGCGGGCCGCAGCCACGGTGTGAACGGTGTCCGCACGACCGGCGACGGGCACCGTCAGCGTGTCGAAGAACGTCGCGTTACGCGGGGCCGCGCCCAGCGTTGCGAGACCGGCGGCCAGCGTGGCCGTCAGACGGTGCACGCGCTCGGCGATCACACGCAAGCCCTGCGGGCCGTGATACGCGGCGTACATGCTGGCCATGATGGCGAGCAGCGCCTGTGCGGTACAGATGTTCGACGTCGCCTTCTCGCGACGGATGTGCTGCTCGCGCGTTTGCAGCGCCAGACGCAGTGCCGGCTTGCCCTGCGAATCGACCGACACCCCGACCAGACGGCCCGGCATCGAGCGCTTGAGTTCGTCGCGCGTGGCCAGATAGGCGGCGTGCGGGCCACCGAAGCCCATCGGCACGCCGAAACGCTGGCTGTTACCGACGGCGACGTCGGCGCCCCACTCGCCCGGCGGCGTAAGCAGCGTGAGCGAGAGCAGGTCGGCCGCTGCGATCAGCATGCCGCCCTTGGCGTGGATCGCGTCGGCCAGCGCACGGTAGTCGCGCACGTCGCCGCCCACCCCCGGGTATTGCACCAGCACGCCGAACGCATCGATTTGCGTGGCGGCGGCCACCGGGCCGACCTGCACTTCGATGCCCAGCGGCTTGGCGCGCGTCTGCACGACTTCGATGGTTTGCGGCAGCACGTCGTCGGCCACGAAGAACGTGTTCGACTTCGACTTGCCCGTGCGCTTGACCAGCGTCATCGCCTCGGCGGCAGCGGTCGCCTCGTCGAGCATCGACGCGTTGGCAATCGCCAGACCCGTCATGTCGATGATCATCTGCTGGTAGTTGAGCAGCGCTTCGAGACGACCCTGCGAAATTTCCGGCTGGTACGGCGTATAGGCCGTGTACCAGGCGGGGTTCTCGAGCACGTTGCGCAGAATCACGCCCGGCGTGAGCGTATTGAAGTAGCCCTGACCGATGAACGACTTGAAGACCTGATTCTGATCGGCCAGCGCGCGCAGTTGCGCCAGCGCCTGCGCTTCGGTCTTCGGTGCGGCGAACTGGCCGAGCGACGTGGCAAAGCGCGCGCTGTCGCGGCGGATCGAGTCGGGCACGACGGCGTCGATCAGGGCGGCGCGCGAAGCGTAGCCAAGCTCGGAGAGCATGGCTTGTTGTTCGGGAGTATCCGGGCCAATGTGGCGCG
This window of the Pandoraea sputorum genome carries:
- a CDS encoding L-serine ammonia-lyase — encoded protein: MAVSVFDLFKIGIGPSSSHTVGPMRAALMFVQGLERDGLLPQVASVRAELYGSLGATGKGHGTDKGVLLGFMGEAPDTVDPSTIAARLAVMRKEKVLSILGRHEVPFVEKEHMVFYRREAMAEHPNGMKFHAFDGSGNKLREGRYLSVGGGFVVTAGASNAQVLSAHNQLPYPFRTGKELLEMCRASGKSIAQLMWENEKVWHHGENAEEDIRRGLLNIWSVMQSCVTRGCGIGNDEADGELPGPLHVRRRAPELYRQLTQRAERTLSDPLSVMDWVNLYAIAVNEENAAGGRVVTAPTNGAAGIIPSVLHYYDRFVHGANEQGVIDFLLTAGAIGILYKLNASISGAEVGCQGEVGVACSMAAGALAAVLGGTVEQVENAAEIGMEHNLGLTCDPVGGLVQIPCIERNAMASVKAVNAARMALRGDGAHYVSLDSVIKTMRETGADMKTKYKETARGGLAVNIVEC
- the gcvP gene encoding aminomethyl-transferring glycine dehydrogenase, with protein sequence MNALTDLQAARRSLAELEQRDNFSARHIGPDTPEQQAMLSELGYASRAALIDAVVPDSIRRDSARFATSLGQFAAPKTEAQALAQLRALADQNQVFKSFIGQGYFNTLTPGVILRNVLENPAWYTAYTPYQPEISQGRLEALLNYQQMIIDMTGLAIANASMLDEATAAAEAMTLVKRTGKSKSNTFFVADDVLPQTIEVVQTRAKPLGIEVQVGPVAAATQIDAFGVLVQYPGVGGDVRDYRALADAIHAKGGMLIAAADLLSLTLLTPPGEWGADVAVGNSQRFGVPMGFGGPHAAYLATRDELKRSMPGRLVGVSVDSQGKPALRLALQTREQHIRREKATSNICTAQALLAIMASMYAAYHGPQGLRVIAERVHRLTATLAAGLATLGAAPRNATFFDTLTVPVAGRADTVHTVAAARRFNLRREDADTVGISLDETSTRADVIALWEVVAEGLGKSAVSLDFDAIEATVANGFPASLSRQSAYLTHPVFNRYHSEHEMLRYLRSLSDKDLALDRTMIPLGSCTMKLNATSEMLPVTWPEFGQIHPFAPTEQTVGYRTMIDQLEQMLVAATGYAAVSLQPNAGSQGEYAGLLIIQAYHASRGEAHRDICLIPASAHGTNPASAQMAGMQVVVVACDANGNVDLADLQAKAEQHRDRLAAIMMTYPSTHGVFEAGARQICEIVHANGGQVYVDGANMNAMVGLCAPGEFGGDVSHLNLHKTFCIPHGGGGPGVGPVAVGAHLAQFLPNQRSTGYSRDADGIGAVSAAPYGSASILPISWMYVAMMGAQGLTAATETAILNANYLAKKLAPHYPVLYTGPGGLVAHECILDLRPLKDTSGISVDDVAKRLMDFGFHAPTMSFPVPGTLMVEPTESESKHELDRFIEAMVTIREEIRAVEEGRADREDNPLKHAPHTADVVTADEWTHAYARSQAAYPVKALRERKYWPPVGRADNVYGDRNLFCACVPMSDYE